One genomic region from Sulfurimonas sp. encodes:
- a CDS encoding fatty acid desaturase family protein → MSQNPKKTLDEILKQREDRDAIVSTEEALEVEKQEAIWADEANEETHIFNEVEDESPTKIFEALPANHIYAKYEDIDKDLLQKDIEEIKEKLGPVSEKDFQHLLKLERWSRGATFAGFFMIYLVTALEVSIGLGAFGFWTLGIIAAILVGVGNVTRWADITHPILHGAYDKVPNIPLKYKKKGYARGARRYIDWLDWIKPDAWEYEHNIMHHYHLGEDDDPDNVEKNLQWLINFPAPFWSKKVLVYAFACVWKPTYYAPNTMRILNNKERRKNKLPETDEYNYLPFSQTGRKLWKDFYLPYGLFQFVAMPLLFLPLGWTAVVSALIILVMAEVYANLHSFLVIVPNHSAGDIYQFSEPHKSQGEFYLRQIMGSVNYNTGTDLIDFTHGFLNYQIEHHLFPNTPQSYQQKMQPLVKEICLKHNIEYRQESVFKRIGMTVNLMVGKDKILRVDGI, encoded by the coding sequence TTGTCACAAAATCCAAAGAAAACATTAGATGAAATTCTTAAACAACGAGAAGACAGAGATGCTATTGTTTCAACTGAAGAAGCCTTAGAAGTTGAAAAACAAGAAGCTATTTGGGCTGATGAAGCAAATGAAGAAACTCATATTTTCAACGAGGTAGAAGATGAATCTCCAACTAAAATATTCGAAGCACTACCTGCTAATCATATATATGCAAAATATGAAGATATTGATAAAGACTTACTTCAAAAAGATATAGAAGAGATTAAAGAAAAACTTGGTCCAGTATCAGAAAAAGACTTTCAGCATCTACTCAAACTTGAACGCTGGTCAAGAGGTGCTACATTTGCTGGTTTCTTTATGATATATCTAGTAACTGCTCTTGAAGTTTCTATTGGTCTTGGAGCATTTGGTTTTTGGACATTGGGTATTATTGCAGCAATTCTTGTAGGTGTTGGAAATGTAACAAGATGGGCAGATATAACTCATCCTATTTTACATGGTGCTTATGATAAAGTTCCAAACATTCCATTAAAGTATAAGAAAAAAGGTTACGCTAGAGGAGCTAGACGATATATCGATTGGCTTGACTGGATAAAACCTGATGCATGGGAATATGAGCATAATATTATGCACCATTATCATTTAGGAGAAGACGATGATCCAGATAATGTTGAAAAAAATCTTCAATGGCTCATAAACTTTCCAGCTCCTTTTTGGTCTAAAAAGGTTCTTGTTTATGCTTTTGCCTGTGTTTGGAAACCCACATACTATGCTCCAAATACTATGAGAATTTTAAATAATAAAGAAAGAAGAAAAAATAAGTTACCAGAAACTGATGAGTATAACTATCTTCCATTTTCTCAAACAGGAAGAAAACTTTGGAAAGATTTCTATTTACCTTATGGATTATTTCAGTTTGTAGCTATGCCTCTTCTGTTTTTACCACTTGGTTGGACTGCTGTTGTAAGTGCTTTAATTATATTAGTAATGGCAGAAGTATATGCAAACCTTCACTCATTTTTAGTAATCGTACCAAACCACTCGGCAGGAGATATTTACCAGTTTTCAGAGCCACATAAATCTCAAGGAGAGTTCTACCTTAGACAGATTATGGGAAGTGTAAATTACAATACTGGAACAGATTTAATAGACTTTACACATGGTTTCTTAAACTACCAAATTGAGCATCACCTATTTCCAAATACGCCTCAATCTTACCAACAAAAAATGCAACCTCTTGTAAAAGAAATTTGTTTAAAACATAACATTGAGTACAGACAAGAAAGCGTTTTCAAAAGAATCGGTATGACCGTTAATTTAATGGTTGGAAAAGATAAAATACTTCGTGTAGATGGAATTTAA
- a CDS encoding branched-chain amino acid transaminase: MDAAKYIWMNGEFVAWEDAKIHVLSHTLHYGNGVIEGTKAYKTEKGYAIFRLNEHTTRLKESAKMTLIDIPYTVEEMNKVQIELIKKNEFEGDNVYIRPFAFLGYGVMGVYHKDAPVETVMSAWEWGAYLGEDGLKNGIRLKIASMTRPANTSNMGKAKASANYLNSQMAKFEAIDCGYDEALLLDDQGYVAEASGACFFMVKNGELITPPNDNSLASITQKMVIEMAEDFGIKVTRRRITREEVYVADEAFLTGTAAEITPVANVDARDIGCGSRGKMTEKIQSTYFDIVFGRNKKYEHYLTYID; the protein is encoded by the coding sequence ATGGATGCAGCCAAATATATTTGGATGAATGGAGAATTTGTAGCTTGGGAAGATGCTAAAATACATGTACTCTCCCACACGCTACACTATGGAAATGGTGTAATAGAAGGTACTAAAGCTTACAAAACTGAAAAAGGGTATGCAATTTTTCGTTTAAATGAGCATACTACAAGATTAAAAGAATCAGCAAAAATGACTCTTATTGATATTCCTTATACAGTTGAGGAGATGAATAAAGTTCAAATAGAGTTAATTAAAAAGAATGAGTTTGAAGGAGATAATGTTTACATTAGACCTTTTGCATTTTTAGGCTATGGAGTTATGGGTGTTTATCATAAAGATGCTCCTGTTGAAACTGTTATGTCAGCTTGGGAATGGGGTGCTTATCTTGGTGAAGATGGGCTTAAAAATGGAATTAGGCTTAAAATAGCATCTATGACACGCCCAGCCAATACTTCAAATATGGGTAAAGCGAAAGCATCTGCTAACTATTTAAACTCTCAAATGGCTAAATTTGAAGCTATTGATTGTGGATATGATGAAGCACTTCTTTTAGATGACCAAGGTTATGTAGCAGAAGCGAGTGGAGCTTGTTTTTTTATGGTTAAAAATGGAGAATTAATTACTCCTCCAAATGATAACTCTTTAGCATCTATAACTCAAAAAATGGTTATAGAAATGGCTGAAGATTTTGGTATAAAAGTAACTCGTAGAAGAATAACAAGAGAAGAGGTTTATGTTGCAGATGAAGCATTTTTAACAGGAACAGCAGCAGAAATAACTCCAGTAGCAAATGTAGATGCTAGAGATATTGGCTGTGGTTCTCGTGGAAAAATGACTGAAAAAATTCAGAGTACATATTTTGATATAGTTTTTGGGCGTAATAAAAAATACGAACATTACTTAACATATATAGATTAG
- a CDS encoding prohibitin family protein, whose product MASDMNDYFNKKKSESGGFGKKSSGGSGGGSGPQIPKIDLNFGGGKAGIVYFIVAVIIMLVLAKPFTIVEEGQRGILSTNGKYQDQALLPGLHFIIPVIQRVYIVDTKVRIINYASRIEATGGQSGIGSKPAITVLDKRGLPVSIELTVQYRLNSQFAAQTISNWGFSWEDKIINPVVRDVVRNVVGKYDAESLPQKRNTIADEIETGIRNSVSGLKNSPADLQSVQLREIVLPTKVKEQIEAVQIAKQAVQKAEQDVQRVKQEALKRAAEAEGIAQKKRIEAQGIADAVTIQADAKAKANILISKSLTTKLLQLEQMKVQGKFNDALRDNKDAKIFLTPGGSTPNIWVDMKNAKQRTTAR is encoded by the coding sequence ATGGCATCAGATATGAATGATTATTTTAACAAAAAAAAGAGCGAGAGTGGTGGATTTGGAAAAAAATCTAGCGGTGGTTCAGGTGGTGGCAGTGGTCCACAAATACCAAAAATTGATTTAAATTTTGGTGGAGGTAAAGCGGGGATAGTTTATTTTATTGTTGCTGTTATTATCATGTTAGTTTTAGCAAAACCTTTTACTATTGTTGAAGAGGGACAACGCGGTATTTTAAGTACAAATGGTAAGTATCAAGACCAAGCACTTCTACCGGGACTTCATTTTATCATTCCTGTTATTCAAAGAGTATATATTGTAGATACAAAAGTTCGTATTATTAACTATGCTTCTCGTATTGAAGCAACAGGTGGTCAATCTGGAATAGGATCTAAACCAGCTATTACAGTTCTTGATAAGCGTGGTCTTCCTGTTTCTATTGAGCTTACTGTTCAGTATAGACTTAACTCTCAGTTTGCAGCACAGACTATCTCTAACTGGGGCTTTTCTTGGGAAGATAAAATTATTAATCCTGTTGTAAGAGATGTAGTTCGTAATGTTGTTGGTAAGTACGATGCGGAATCGCTTCCACAAAAAAGAAATACTATAGCTGATGAGATTGAAACAGGAATCCGTAATAGTGTTAGTGGACTTAAAAATTCTCCAGCAGACTTACAATCAGTTCAACTTCGTGAGATTGTTTTACCTACTAAAGTAAAAGAACAAATAGAAGCGGTTCAAATAGCAAAACAAGCTGTGCAAAAAGCAGAACAAGATGTTCAGCGTGTAAAACAAGAAGCATTGAAGCGTGCTGCAGAAGCTGAAGGTATAGCTCAAAAGAAAAGAATCGAAGCACAAGGTATAGCAGATGCTGTAACGATTCAAGCAGATGCAAAAGCAAAAGCAAATATATTGATTTCAAAATCATTAACAACTAAACTTTTACAGTTAGAGCAGATGAAAGTTCAAGGTAAGTTTAACGATGCTCTTAGAGATAATAAAGATGCAAAAATCTTCTTAACTCCTGGTGGTTCAACTCCAAATATTTGGGTTGATATGAAAAATGCTAAACAGAGAACTACGGCGCGTTAA
- the hisIE gene encoding bifunctional phosphoribosyl-AMP cyclohydrolase/phosphoribosyl-ATP diphosphatase HisIE, with translation MSVDAILNRVDWQKSELLPVIIQDEKNSEVLMMAYMNKEALELSLTTKIAHYFSRSKQRIWKKGESSGHIQKIHSFHIDCDNDTLLLKVTQEGVACHTGRRSCFFTELESGDVTADVEVSSEALYGVIDTLYHTIQERKLADPTTSWTAKLISKGDNTILKKVVEEAGEFSFAYKDDDEAEMIYEAADLTYHMLVALAVKNISPDRIKQELARRFNMSGIAEKNSREN, from the coding sequence ATGAGTGTAGATGCTATCTTAAATAGAGTAGATTGGCAAAAGTCTGAACTTTTGCCAGTTATCATTCAAGATGAAAAAAATAGTGAAGTTTTGATGATGGCTTATATGAATAAAGAAGCACTAGAACTCTCCCTTACTACAAAAATAGCGCATTACTTCTCAAGAAGTAAACAGCGCATCTGGAAAAAAGGTGAGAGCAGTGGACATATTCAAAAAATACACTCTTTTCATATAGACTGTGATAATGATACTCTTCTTTTAAAAGTAACGCAAGAAGGAGTAGCTTGTCATACAGGCAGGCGTTCATGCTTTTTCACAGAACTAGAAAGTGGAGATGTAACAGCTGATGTAGAAGTTAGCTCAGAGGCTCTTTATGGAGTTATAGATACACTATATCATACTATACAAGAGAGAAAACTTGCGGATCCAACAACTTCATGGACAGCAAAATTAATCAGTAAAGGTGACAATACAATTTTGAAAAAAGTTGTAGAAGAAGCTGGTGAGTTTAGTTTTGCATACAAAGATGATGATGAAGCTGAGATGATTTATGAAGCGGCAGATTTGACTTACCATATGTTGGTTGCTCTTGCTGTAAAAAATATATCCCCAGATAGAATTAAACAAGAGTTAGCAAGAAGATTTAACATGAGTGGAATAGCTGAAAAAAATTCTAGAGAAAACTAA
- a CDS encoding DUF2393 family protein translates to MKEKITAFINELITYDYILFGGAFILFILFIILGIVLRKKTFLAIFFILLSFVILFGFPTIGYVKMHEFLFKNSIELVSEKKLTFTKAVVINATITNDSKRYFKTCRITAKAYKVSKNKLKSFIYSFKSFKKMSIILQDIEVGQTREFKMFLEPFTYSKKYHILLGAKCK, encoded by the coding sequence GTGAAAGAAAAAATAACCGCCTTTATAAATGAGCTTATAACATACGATTATATTCTTTTTGGCGGTGCTTTTATACTCTTTATATTATTTATAATATTGGGTATTGTGCTTAGAAAAAAAACATTTTTAGCAATCTTTTTTATACTCCTTTCTTTTGTTATCCTTTTTGGTTTTCCAACAATCGGTTATGTGAAGATGCATGAGTTTTTATTTAAAAATTCTATTGAACTAGTTAGTGAAAAAAAGCTTACTTTTACAAAAGCAGTTGTTATAAATGCAACTATAACAAATGACTCAAAGCGCTATTTTAAAACTTGTAGAATTACCGCTAAAGCATATAAAGTAAGTAAAAATAAACTCAAAAGTTTTATATATTCATTTAAATCATTTAAAAAAATGTCGATTATACTTCAAGATATAGAAGTAGGTCAAACAAGAGAGTTTAAAATGTTTTTAGAACCTTTTACCTACTCAAAAAAATACCATATTTTATTAGGAGCAAAGTGTAAATGA
- a CDS encoding DUF2393 family protein: protein MTTLNYWHFIVIAVILFIFAGGLYTSIKQENKKLIFPMIISVSLISVLLLGFSIVVVDKYTKLPKLYKMKNKRLLSIEKVVYTGIVKNEGNHEIGEVTFEIKLVNKGHVTGNVKGGSYFKASGFLDFFKGGSNILYKPQSITKEFVVARNLKPGQAKSFRVYFDWPPYFRSVSHFAKVYGH, encoded by the coding sequence ATGACAACACTTAATTACTGGCACTTTATTGTTATAGCTGTGATACTTTTTATTTTTGCAGGAGGTTTATACACATCAATAAAACAAGAAAATAAAAAACTTATATTTCCTATGATAATTTCTGTTTCACTTATAAGTGTCTTACTTTTAGGTTTTTCTATTGTTGTTGTTGATAAATATACAAAACTTCCTAAACTGTATAAAATGAAAAATAAAAGACTGCTAAGTATAGAAAAAGTTGTTTATACTGGCATAGTTAAAAATGAAGGTAACCATGAAATAGGTGAAGTAACTTTTGAGATAAAACTTGTAAATAAAGGTCATGTGACAGGTAATGTAAAAGGTGGATCTTACTTTAAAGCAAGTGGTTTTTTAGATTTTTTTAAAGGCGGTTCAAATATTTTGTATAAACCTCAATCAATTACAAAAGAGTTTGTTGTCGCTAGAAATCTAAAACCAGGACAAGCAAAATCTTTTAGAGTTTACTTTGATTGGCCACCTTACTTTAGAAGTGTTTCTCATTTTGCTAAGGTTTATGGACACTAG
- a CDS encoding TIGR01212 family radical SAM protein (This family includes YhcC from E. coli K-12, an uncharacterized radical SAM protein.) — protein MEQIYTYGNYLKNKFACKVYKVGINISGFTCPNIDGTVAKGGCTFCENDSFSASTNQIQELKGFHLNLNSKENPFLQKQLEQLEIQFNSISKRQKNEYGAEKFLVYFQSFTNTYAPFETLKALYDKALSFPNVVGLSIGTRSDSITDKTLDYLCELNKEKEIWIEFGIQSVYDETLAKINRGHDSANVKKWILKSKAKGLNVCGHLIFGLPNETQEMMLETSKQAYEWGIDSVKYHPLYVVKKTALANDFLKGKFKPITEEEYLDTLVKSILIKPKNVSVQRVTAGINDSSLLSPDWCRDKNKQVKNINKALKPLRLKY, from the coding sequence ATGGAGCAGATATACACTTATGGCAACTATCTAAAAAATAAATTCGCCTGTAAAGTTTACAAAGTTGGTATAAACATTTCTGGCTTTACTTGCCCAAATATAGATGGAACAGTTGCAAAAGGTGGTTGTACTTTTTGTGAAAATGACTCTTTTTCAGCAAGTACAAATCAAATACAAGAGCTTAAAGGTTTTCATCTAAACCTAAATTCTAAAGAAAATCCTTTTTTACAAAAGCAACTTGAACAACTAGAGATTCAGTTTAACTCCATTAGTAAAAGACAAAAAAATGAGTACGGAGCAGAAAAGTTTTTAGTATATTTTCAATCTTTTACAAATACTTATGCTCCCTTTGAAACTCTAAAAGCCCTTTATGATAAAGCTCTTTCATTTCCTAATGTTGTTGGTCTTAGCATCGGAACTCGTTCTGATTCTATTACAGATAAAACTCTTGATTATCTATGTGAATTAAACAAAGAGAAAGAGATTTGGATAGAATTTGGCATACAGTCTGTCTATGATGAAACTCTTGCTAAAATAAATCGCGGTCATGATAGTGCAAATGTTAAAAAATGGATTTTAAAGTCTAAAGCAAAAGGTCTAAATGTTTGTGGGCATCTTATATTTGGACTTCCTAATGAAACTCAAGAGATGATGCTAGAAACTTCTAAACAAGCCTATGAATGGGGTATTGATTCTGTTAAATATCATCCATTATATGTAGTGAAAAAAACAGCTCTTGCAAATGATTTTTTAAAAGGTAAATTTAAACCGATTACAGAGGAAGAGTATCTCGATACTTTAGTAAAATCAATTTTAATTAAACCTAAAAATGTTTCTGTTCAAAGAGTTACAGCAGGTATAAACGACTCTTCACTTCTATCTCCTGATTGGTGTAGAGATAAAAATAAACAAGTTAAAAATATTAACAAAGCATTAAAACCACTAAGATTAAAATACTAA
- the purF gene encoding amidophosphoribosyltransferase, which translates to MSEDVNEKCAVVGIFGHEEASKLAYFSLHALQHRGQEAAGISASDGQKLRTIKKRGLVMRVFDEAKLKTLSGSSAIGHTRYSTAGDDSILDAQPVFARYDLGEMAIVHNGNLTNAEEVRNNLIKKGAIFQTFMDTENLIHLIAKSEEDKLTPRIIDAVQRIEGAFSLVFLSRTKMFAMRDRFGFRPLSLGRLPNGGYIVASETCAFDLVSAEFVRDVEPGELLIFKEGREPKSIKIFEPTPKHCIFEYVYFARPDSLVYGQSVYKTRKNMGRELAKIEPVEADLVVPVPDGGVPSAIGYAQESGIPYEMGIMRNHYIGRTFIEPTQEMRDLKVKMKLSPMTDIIKGKRVIVVDDSIVRGTTSRRIIRMLKEAGASEVHMRVSSPPTTDPCYYGVDTPNKDKLIAANMSLDEICKYIEADSLAYLDEASLLRSVNSKQDNYCTACFTGKYIV; encoded by the coding sequence TTGAGCGAAGATGTTAACGAAAAATGTGCGGTTGTAGGAATTTTTGGACATGAAGAAGCTTCTAAACTAGCCTATTTTTCACTTCATGCACTCCAACATCGTGGTCAAGAAGCCGCAGGTATAAGTGCTTCAGATGGACAAAAACTTCGTACCATTAAAAAGCGTGGTTTAGTTATGCGTGTTTTTGATGAAGCTAAGTTAAAAACTCTAAGTGGTTCTAGTGCGATTGGTCATACTCGTTATTCAACTGCTGGCGATGACTCTATACTAGATGCTCAACCGGTATTTGCCAGATATGACTTAGGTGAGATGGCAATAGTTCATAACGGTAACCTCACAAACGCAGAAGAAGTTAGAAATAACCTTATAAAAAAAGGTGCGATATTTCAAACCTTTATGGATACAGAAAATCTTATACATCTAATCGCTAAAAGTGAAGAAGACAAACTAACCCCTAGAATTATAGATGCTGTTCAAAGAATTGAAGGTGCTTTTTCTTTAGTTTTTTTAAGTAGAACAAAAATGTTTGCTATGCGTGACCGTTTTGGATTTCGTCCGCTTAGTCTTGGACGATTACCAAATGGTGGCTACATTGTAGCTAGTGAAACCTGTGCTTTTGACCTTGTAAGTGCTGAATTTGTAAGAGATGTAGAACCAGGTGAACTTCTTATTTTTAAAGAAGGGCGAGAACCTAAAAGTATAAAAATCTTTGAACCAACTCCAAAACATTGTATTTTTGAGTATGTATATTTTGCTAGACCTGACTCTTTAGTTTATGGTCAGTCAGTTTATAAAACAAGAAAAAATATGGGAAGAGAACTCGCGAAAATAGAACCTGTTGAAGCAGACTTAGTTGTTCCTGTTCCTGATGGAGGGGTTCCTTCTGCTATTGGTTATGCACAAGAAAGTGGTATCCCTTATGAAATGGGGATAATGAGAAACCATTATATTGGTCGTACTTTTATAGAACCAACTCAAGAGATGCGTGACTTAAAAGTTAAAATGAAACTCTCTCCAATGACAGATATTATAAAAGGTAAAAGAGTTATAGTTGTTGATGATTCTATTGTTCGTGGAACTACTTCAAGAAGAATTATAAGGATGCTAAAAGAAGCTGGTGCGAGTGAGGTTCACATGCGTGTATCTTCCCCTCCAACTACTGACCCTTGTTACTATGGTGTAGATACTCCAAACAAAGATAAACTCATAGCTGCAAATATGTCACTAGATGAAATTTGTAAGTATATAGAAGCAGACTCTTTAGCTTATTTAGACGAAGCATCTCTACTTAGAAGTGTAAATAGTAAACAGGACAACTACTGTACCGCTTGTTTTACAGGGAAGTATATAGTTTGA